In the Streptomyces sp. NBC_00525 genome, one interval contains:
- a CDS encoding histidine phosphatase family protein — protein MPTLILVRHGRSTANTDGVLAGRTPGIALDERGRAQAAALPGRLAALPLAAVVSSPLQRCRETLEPLLAARPDLPRHVEERISECDYGDWSGRKLAELTDDPLMTVVQQHPSAATFPGGESMRAMQARAVEAVREWNARFEAEHGENALYVMCSHGDIIKSLVADALGLHLDLFQRVHADPCSVTAIRYTRLRPYLLRLGDTGDLAGLAPREPDAGAGQDAAVGGGAGAP, from the coding sequence ATGCCCACCCTGATCCTCGTACGCCACGGACGCTCGACCGCCAACACGGACGGAGTGCTCGCCGGCCGCACCCCCGGCATCGCCCTCGACGAGCGCGGTCGCGCGCAGGCCGCCGCCCTCCCCGGACGGCTGGCCGCGCTCCCGCTGGCCGCCGTCGTCAGCAGCCCCCTGCAACGCTGCCGGGAGACCCTGGAACCCCTGCTGGCCGCCCGCCCGGACCTGCCGCGCCACGTCGAGGAGCGGATCAGCGAGTGCGACTACGGCGACTGGTCCGGCCGCAAACTCGCCGAACTCACCGACGACCCGCTGATGACCGTCGTCCAGCAGCACCCCTCCGCTGCCACGTTCCCCGGCGGCGAATCGATGCGCGCCATGCAGGCCCGCGCCGTCGAAGCGGTACGGGAGTGGAACGCGCGCTTCGAGGCGGAGCACGGCGAGAACGCCCTGTACGTCATGTGCTCGCACGGCGACATCATCAAGTCCCTCGTCGCCGACGCGCTCGGCCTGCACCTGGACCTCTTCCAGCGCGTCCACGCCGACCCCTGCTCGGTCACCGCGATCCGCTACACCCGGCTGCGCCCCTATCTGCTGCGCCTCGGCGACACGGGCGACCTCGCCGGACTCGCACCCCGCGAACCGGACGCCGGCGCCGGGCAGGACGCGGCGGTCGGGGGCGGCGCAGGGGCGCCGTGA
- the corA gene encoding magnesium/cobalt transporter CorA, whose protein sequence is MRAVIVDCAIYRDGRRTDGPADFSDALAEARASGDAFLWIGLYEPTEKEFDLVSHEFGLHPLAVEDALSAHQRPKLEVYDDSLFAVIKPVLYDHDSDSVTAHELMVFLGDSFVVTVRHGEGAPLAAVRRRLEAEPEVLRHGPTAVLYAVSDAIVDHYIDVAGELQVDLEELETQVFAPSGTDDSKNTAARIYTFKRQVLEFRRATVPLAAPLARLAGAGVPFVQEHAQPFFRDVQDHLTRANEQVEGLDRLLSDILSAHLAQMGVRQNDDMRKISAWAAMAAVPTMVAGIYGMNFEHMPELRWVGSYPLVLLLMAGAVLGLYRQFKRRGWL, encoded by the coding sequence ATGCGCGCCGTGATTGTCGACTGTGCCATCTACCGCGACGGACGCCGCACCGACGGCCCCGCCGACTTCTCCGATGCCCTGGCCGAGGCGCGGGCCTCGGGGGACGCGTTCCTGTGGATCGGGCTGTACGAGCCGACGGAGAAGGAGTTCGATCTCGTCAGCCACGAGTTCGGGCTGCATCCGCTGGCCGTGGAGGACGCCCTGTCCGCACACCAGCGGCCCAAGCTGGAGGTGTACGACGACTCGTTGTTCGCGGTGATCAAGCCGGTGCTGTACGACCACGACAGCGACTCCGTCACCGCGCACGAGCTGATGGTGTTCCTGGGCGACTCGTTCGTGGTGACGGTGCGGCACGGCGAGGGGGCGCCGCTGGCCGCCGTACGCCGCCGGCTGGAGGCGGAGCCCGAGGTGCTGCGGCACGGGCCGACCGCGGTGCTGTACGCGGTCAGCGACGCCATCGTGGACCACTACATAGACGTGGCGGGCGAGCTCCAGGTCGACCTGGAGGAGCTGGAGACCCAGGTCTTCGCGCCGAGCGGTACGGACGACTCCAAGAACACCGCCGCCCGCATCTACACCTTCAAGCGCCAGGTGCTGGAGTTCCGCCGGGCGACGGTCCCGCTGGCCGCGCCGCTGGCCCGGCTGGCGGGCGCCGGGGTGCCGTTCGTGCAGGAGCACGCGCAGCCGTTCTTCCGGGACGTCCAGGACCATCTGACCCGCGCCAACGAGCAGGTGGAGGGGCTCGACCGGCTGCTGTCGGACATCCTGTCCGCGCATCTCGCGCAGATGGGGGTGCGGCAGAACGACGACATGCGCAAGATCTCCGCCTGGGCGGCGATGGCCGCGGTGCCGACGATGGTCGCCGGGATCTACGGCATGAACTTCGAGCACATGCCGGAGCTGCGCTGGGTGGGGTCCTACCCGCTGGTGCTGCTGCTGATGGCGGGGGCGGTCCTGGGCCTGTACCGCCAGTTCAAGCGGCGCGGCTGGCTCTGA
- a CDS encoding ferritin-like domain-containing protein — protein sequence MLSAKNLFQEILDNDESFRLFCSIAASGESQGGWENGRIAALVPASQRELAPRIARHGADEDKHGRIFNALLKKRGLTPGPVPPDTDYTMLLERHGIGLAHEKLGRDEPLTEGDIITYLAHSRVTEQRASEQMRLLNKHFADHPELGRAVRMISNDEDNHLAYCHEELLRFARAGHGRTIQRVLRECALAEIRVYRDVSLAVMDHMGRVLGWSRAKAGLLAAGIHAMYAYERLGGWRRMVDLASPARRDALGGPATPAPEYA from the coding sequence ATGCTCTCGGCAAAGAACCTGTTCCAGGAGATCCTCGACAACGACGAATCGTTCCGTCTGTTCTGCTCCATCGCCGCCAGCGGCGAGTCCCAGGGCGGCTGGGAGAACGGCAGGATCGCGGCCCTCGTCCCGGCGAGCCAGCGCGAACTGGCCCCCAGGATCGCCCGGCACGGCGCCGACGAGGACAAGCACGGCAGGATCTTCAACGCGCTGCTCAAGAAGCGCGGCCTCACCCCCGGCCCCGTCCCGCCGGACACCGACTACACGATGCTCCTCGAACGGCACGGCATCGGACTCGCGCACGAGAAGCTGGGCCGCGACGAGCCGCTGACCGAGGGCGACATCATCACCTACCTGGCCCACAGCCGGGTGACCGAGCAGCGCGCCTCCGAACAGATGCGGCTGCTGAACAAGCACTTCGCCGACCACCCCGAATTGGGCCGCGCGGTGCGGATGATCTCGAACGACGAGGACAACCACCTCGCCTACTGCCACGAGGAACTGCTGCGCTTCGCCCGCGCCGGCCACGGCCGGACGATCCAGCGCGTCCTGCGCGAGTGCGCCCTCGCCGAGATCCGCGTCTACCGCGACGTCAGCCTCGCCGTCATGGACCACATGGGCCGGGTGCTCGGCTGGTCGCGGGCGAAGGCCGGGCTGCTCGCCGCGGGCATCCACGCCATGTACGCGTACGAGCGCCTCGGCGGCTGGCGGCGCATGGTCGACCTCGCCTCGCCCGCCCGGCGCGACGCCCTGGGCGGCCCCGCGACCCCGGCCCCCGAGTACGCCTGA
- a CDS encoding LLM class F420-dependent oxidoreductase — protein MRLGINLGYWGAGMDGDNLAVAQEADRLGYDVCWAAEAYGSDAPTVLAWVAAQTESIDVGSAILQIPARQPAMAAMTAATLDSLSGGRFRLGLGVSGPQVSEGWYGVRFDKPLARTREYVEIVRRAMTRERLSYEGEHWTLPLPDGPGKPLKLTVHPQREHIPLYIAAIGPKNLEQTGEIADGALLIFPSAEHLEETAVRQLRAGREKAGKTMEGFDVCPTVPLAVGDDIHGLADMFRPYTALYVGGMGSAKQNFYNRLAQRMGYEKEAAEIQEKYLSGDKSGAAAAVPHQLIDQTTLLGSVDRIAERMQAYAEVGVTTLTLAPAGFTLDERIAALRAGTDALERAGLA, from the coding sequence ATGCGGCTCGGCATCAATCTCGGCTACTGGGGCGCGGGAATGGACGGCGACAACCTCGCCGTCGCGCAGGAGGCCGACCGGCTCGGCTACGACGTCTGCTGGGCGGCCGAGGCGTACGGCTCCGACGCGCCGACCGTACTGGCCTGGGTGGCCGCGCAGACGGAGTCGATCGACGTCGGCTCCGCCATCCTCCAGATCCCGGCGCGCCAGCCCGCGATGGCGGCCATGACCGCGGCCACGCTCGACTCCCTGTCCGGCGGCCGGTTCCGCCTCGGCCTCGGCGTGTCGGGACCGCAGGTCTCGGAGGGCTGGTACGGCGTCCGGTTCGACAAGCCGCTGGCCCGCACCCGCGAGTACGTCGAGATCGTCCGCCGGGCGATGACCCGCGAGCGGCTGTCGTACGAGGGGGAGCACTGGACGCTCCCGCTGCCGGACGGTCCGGGCAAGCCGCTCAAGCTGACCGTGCACCCGCAGCGCGAGCACATCCCGCTCTACATCGCCGCGATCGGCCCGAAGAACCTGGAGCAGACGGGTGAGATCGCCGACGGCGCGCTGCTGATCTTCCCGTCCGCCGAGCACCTGGAGGAGACCGCCGTCCGCCAACTGCGGGCCGGCCGGGAGAAGGCCGGGAAGACGATGGAGGGCTTCGACGTCTGCCCGACCGTGCCGCTCGCCGTCGGCGACGACATCCACGGCCTGGCGGACATGTTCCGCCCCTACACCGCGCTCTACGTCGGCGGGATGGGCAGCGCCAAGCAGAACTTCTACAACCGGCTCGCCCAGCGCATGGGGTACGAGAAGGAGGCCGCCGAGATCCAGGAGAAGTACCTCTCCGGCGACAAGAGCGGCGCCGCGGCGGCCGTCCCGCACCAGCTGATCGACCAGACGACGCTGCTCGGCTCGGTGGACCGGATCGCCGAGCGCATGCAGGCGTACGCGGAGGTGGGGGTCACGACGCTGACCCTGGCCCCGGCCGGCTTCACCCTGGACGAGCGGATCGCCGCGCTGCGGGCGGGCACGGACGCCCTGGAGCGCGCCGGGCTCGCGTAA
- a CDS encoding aldo/keto reductase produces MEQRHLGRTGLRVSRIGLGTLTWGRDTDEHDAAEQLKAFWEAGGTLVDTADVYGGGEAEYLLGRLMDGLVPRRDLVVATKAGSVADPYRRVDGSRGHLLAALDASLDRLGTDYVDLWQLHAFDPATPLEETLQALDLAVSSGRARYAGVSGFCGWQLAKAATWQLAAPGTRTRLAATQMEYSLLQRGVEREVLPAALDLGIGLLPASPLGRGVLTGKYRTGTPSGSRGASELLAPFVEPYLDDAASRIVDAVATAAEGLATTPVQVALAWVRDRPGVTAPIVGARNAKQLTEALSVETLSLPDEICQALDDVSAPVHRYPDQDWSTL; encoded by the coding sequence ATGGAGCAGAGGCATCTCGGCCGCACCGGCCTACGAGTGTCCCGGATCGGGCTCGGCACCCTCACCTGGGGCCGGGACACCGACGAGCACGACGCTGCCGAGCAGCTGAAGGCGTTCTGGGAGGCGGGCGGCACCCTGGTCGACACGGCCGACGTGTACGGCGGCGGCGAGGCGGAGTACCTGCTCGGGCGGCTCATGGACGGCCTGGTGCCCAGGCGCGATCTGGTCGTCGCGACCAAGGCGGGCAGCGTCGCCGACCCGTACCGCAGGGTGGACGGCTCGCGCGGGCATCTGCTGGCGGCCCTGGACGCCTCGCTGGACCGGCTCGGCACGGACTACGTGGACCTGTGGCAGCTGCACGCCTTCGACCCGGCGACCCCGCTGGAGGAGACCCTCCAGGCCCTGGACCTCGCCGTGTCCTCCGGGCGCGCCCGCTACGCCGGGGTGTCCGGCTTCTGCGGCTGGCAGCTCGCCAAGGCGGCGACCTGGCAGCTGGCGGCGCCCGGCACCCGGACCCGGCTGGCCGCGACGCAGATGGAGTACTCGCTGCTCCAGCGCGGCGTGGAGCGCGAGGTGCTGCCCGCCGCGCTCGACCTCGGCATCGGGCTGCTGCCCGCGTCGCCGCTGGGCCGGGGCGTGCTCACCGGCAAGTACCGCACCGGTACGCCGTCCGGCTCGCGCGGCGCGTCGGAGCTGCTGGCCCCCTTCGTCGAGCCCTATCTGGACGACGCGGCGAGCCGCATCGTGGACGCCGTCGCCACGGCGGCCGAGGGGCTGGCCACGACGCCCGTCCAGGTCGCCCTGGCGTGGGTCAGGGACCGGCCGGGCGTGACGGCGCCGATCGTCGGCGCGCGCAACGCGAAGCAGCTGACGGAGGCGTTGTCAGTGGAGACGCTTAGTCTTCCTGACGAGATCTGCCAGGCGCTCGACGACGTGTCGGCGCCCGTGCACCGCTATCCCGACCAGGACTGGAGCACGCTGTGA
- a CDS encoding helix-hairpin-helix domain-containing protein: MTARPAGDDTPADAPATPTPEAPDDADGGGAETGDAGGEAGAEDAPALSEAEAELAAQRALRERIEERKAAKDGPIEAGGKLSGAAADLLAAVRAVESGGKPATDFFDSAAPAPARRPAPVRERAPEPAPAPRAAPAETVTAVAAVLAAGGAPEALARPAAERLGERAAELLREDPWQLLALPGVAPEQADAFARALLGAACGPDDERRTAALTGWLLERAALRGHTAQDADQVRDALGARGVSDPAEAVRHAVAEGVVLVFQDGQEDEPADATEDGREDGGAEEPAEEAAGSVQVLLGLDRYALAEESLADGLARLANGGGAATDPATAPEADWARAADAAPSPSAAELIRTAAAHRLVAHTGGETARAEPAALIAAARGLGLRALGATHSEDGRRRLARDTGAPESAVTLAGLLSGAEGPGRDEEGALALDLLVVLDAPQLDVETGAMLVESLADGTRLVLSGDPGVLGSAGAGQVFADVLAARAFPRVVSRTPDAGPIGELVSGIGIGELNQVAAPGKEVVIVPVRDAGEAVHRTVQLVADSVPRALGVPSGDTQVITVGHGGAAGTRALNEALKQRLNPGPGRFGGFDPGDRVAHVPAPGRTVPGVVVSADAEGLHLDCAGTPVVVPQERVAGSVRHAWALSAHQAAGMRWPAAVVVLPGDAARGLSRPWVYTAFGRGERHLSVVHGVDQALPRAVAEVPAQERTTRLRTLLEAPQAP, encoded by the coding sequence GTGACCGCGCGACCCGCAGGCGACGACACCCCCGCCGACGCCCCGGCCACCCCGACCCCGGAGGCGCCCGACGACGCGGACGGGGGCGGGGCGGAGACCGGCGACGCGGGTGGGGAGGCCGGCGCCGAGGACGCCCCCGCGCTGTCCGAGGCCGAGGCCGAACTCGCCGCGCAGCGGGCCCTGCGGGAGCGGATCGAAGAGCGCAAGGCCGCCAAGGACGGGCCCATCGAGGCCGGGGGCAAGCTGAGCGGCGCTGCGGCCGATCTGCTGGCGGCCGTCCGGGCCGTGGAGAGCGGCGGCAAGCCCGCGACGGACTTCTTCGACTCCGCCGCCCCCGCCCCCGCCCGCCGGCCCGCGCCGGTACGGGAACGGGCGCCCGAGCCCGCCCCCGCGCCCCGCGCGGCACCGGCGGAGACCGTCACCGCCGTGGCGGCCGTGCTCGCCGCGGGCGGGGCCCCGGAGGCCCTGGCCCGGCCCGCCGCCGAGCGGCTCGGTGAGCGGGCCGCCGAGCTGCTGCGCGAGGACCCCTGGCAGCTGCTGGCCCTGCCCGGCGTCGCGCCCGAGCAGGCCGACGCCTTCGCCCGCGCGCTGCTCGGCGCGGCCTGCGGCCCGGACGACGAGCGGCGCACCGCCGCGCTGACCGGCTGGCTGCTGGAGCGGGCCGCGCTGCGGGGCCACACCGCGCAGGACGCCGACCAGGTGCGCGACGCCCTGGGCGCACGCGGCGTGAGCGACCCCGCCGAGGCCGTACGGCACGCCGTCGCGGAGGGCGTCGTGCTGGTCTTCCAGGACGGACAGGAGGACGAGCCCGCGGACGCGACGGAGGACGGCCGGGAGGACGGGGGCGCCGAGGAACCCGCCGAGGAGGCGGCCGGTTCCGTACAGGTGCTCCTCGGGCTCGACCGGTACGCCCTGGCGGAGGAGAGCCTGGCCGACGGACTGGCCCGGCTGGCCAACGGCGGCGGCGCGGCGACGGACCCCGCGACCGCACCGGAGGCGGACTGGGCGCGGGCTGCCGACGCCGCCCCCTCCCCCTCGGCCGCCGAGCTGATCCGTACGGCCGCCGCCCACCGCCTCGTCGCGCACACCGGCGGCGAGACGGCCCGCGCCGAGCCCGCCGCGCTGATCGCCGCCGCGCGCGGCCTCGGCCTGCGCGCCCTGGGCGCCACGCACAGCGAGGACGGCCGGCGGCGGCTGGCCCGCGACACCGGCGCCCCGGAGTCGGCCGTCACGCTCGCCGGGCTGCTGTCCGGCGCCGAGGGGCCGGGCCGGGACGAGGAGGGAGCGCTCGCCCTCGACCTCCTCGTCGTGCTGGACGCGCCCCAACTGGACGTGGAGACCGGCGCGATGCTGGTGGAGTCCCTGGCGGACGGCACCCGCCTGGTGCTCAGCGGCGACCCCGGCGTGCTGGGCTCGGCGGGCGCCGGGCAGGTGTTCGCCGATGTGCTGGCCGCCCGCGCCTTCCCCCGCGTCGTCTCGCGCACCCCGGACGCGGGCCCGATCGGCGAGCTGGTGTCGGGCATCGGCATCGGTGAGCTGAACCAGGTGGCGGCGCCCGGCAAGGAGGTCGTCATCGTGCCCGTGCGGGACGCGGGCGAGGCGGTGCACCGTACGGTCCAGCTCGTCGCGGACTCGGTGCCGCGCGCCCTCGGGGTGCCGTCCGGCGACACCCAGGTGATCACGGTCGGCCACGGCGGGGCGGCCGGCACCCGCGCGCTGAACGAGGCGCTGAAGCAGCGGCTCAACCCCGGTCCGGGCCGCTTCGGCGGATTCGATCCGGGCGACCGGGTCGCCCACGTCCCGGCGCCGGGGCGGACGGTGCCCGGCGTGGTCGTCTCGGCCGACGCGGAGGGCCTGCACCTGGACTGCGCGGGCACCCCGGTCGTCGTACCGCAGGAGCGGGTCGCCGGGTCCGTGCGCCACGCGTGGGCGCTCAGCGCCCATCAGGCGGCCGGGATGCGGTGGCCCGCCGCGGTCGTGGTGCTGCCGGGCGACGCGGCGCGCGGGCTGAGCCGGCCGTGGGTGTACACGGCGTTCGGCCGGGGCGAGCGGCATCTGTCCGTGGTGCACGGCGTGGACCAGGCCCTGCCGCGCGCGGTCGCCGAGGTGCCCGCCCAGGAGCGCACCACACGTCTGCGGACGCTCCTGGAAGCCCCGCAGGCGCCGTAG
- a CDS encoding DUF5703 family protein, translating to MPEYEFVDVYVPRGVSRKDTARLLTDHAEYGHWELDRLTLRRDGSRRVRLRRRIIRQLRATW from the coding sequence ATGCCGGAATACGAATTTGTCGATGTGTACGTACCACGCGGGGTGTCCCGGAAGGACACGGCCCGCCTGTTGACCGACCATGCCGAGTACGGGCACTGGGAGCTGGACCGCCTGACGCTGCGCCGGGACGGGAGCCGCCGCGTGCGGCTGCGCCGCCGGATCATCCGTCAGCTGCGGGCCACGTGGTGA
- a CDS encoding chaplin produces MRQVTRKGLITMAAAGGVLALSGGYAHADAGASGAATNSPGVLSGNSVQIPVNVPVNVCGNSVDVVGLLNPTFGNACANTSNGATAGGHGAASNTSGSHAGTPASGGHHQGAGTGKHRADGNGGGATAEGYAQGSPGVLSGNLIQAPLDIPVNACGNSVDVIALLNPAFGNSCENDSTPPVDVPEPPVEHVTPPTPEPHHPEVPNVPEPQTVPEAPQLAHTGAGGLDLLIPASAGLLLAGAGTVLYRRAKAAA; encoded by the coding sequence ATGCGACAGGTCACGCGTAAAGGCCTGATCACCATGGCGGCCGCGGGCGGCGTTCTCGCCCTCAGCGGCGGCTACGCGCACGCCGACGCGGGAGCGTCCGGCGCCGCGACGAATTCCCCGGGGGTGCTTTCAGGGAATTCGGTGCAGATTCCGGTCAACGTGCCGGTCAACGTCTGCGGAAACTCCGTGGACGTCGTGGGGCTGCTGAACCCAACTTTCGGCAACGCCTGCGCGAACACGTCGAACGGCGCCACCGCCGGTGGCCACGGCGCCGCGTCGAACACGTCCGGCAGCCACGCCGGCACCCCGGCCTCCGGCGGACACCACCAGGGGGCGGGCACCGGCAAGCACCGGGCCGACGGCAACGGCGGCGGCGCGACCGCCGAGGGATACGCCCAGGGGTCGCCCGGTGTGCTTTCGGGCAACCTGATCCAGGCGCCTCTCGACATCCCCGTGAACGCCTGCGGCAACAGCGTCGACGTCATCGCGCTGCTCAACCCCGCGTTCGGCAACTCGTGCGAGAACGACAGCACGCCGCCGGTGGACGTTCCGGAGCCCCCGGTCGAGCACGTCACCCCGCCGACCCCGGAGCCGCACCATCCGGAGGTCCCGAACGTGCCGGAGCCGCAGACCGTGCCGGAGGCGCCGCAGCTCGCCCACACCGGAGCGGGCGGGCTCGACCTGCTCATTCCGGCCAGCGCGGGCCTGCTGCTCGCCGGAGCGGGCACGGTGCTCTACCGCCGGGCCAAGGCCGCCGCCTGA
- the chpH gene encoding chaplin ChpH, whose translation MIKKIVAAAAATGGLVLAGAGMAVADSGAQGAAIGSPGVISGNVIQVPVHVPVNVCGNTINVIGLLNPAFGNVCIND comes from the coding sequence ATGATCAAGAAGATCGTCGCCGCGGCGGCTGCCACCGGTGGTCTGGTGCTCGCCGGCGCCGGCATGGCCGTCGCCGACTCGGGTGCGCAGGGTGCCGCCATCGGCAGCCCCGGCGTCATCTCGGGCAACGTCATCCAGGTTCCCGTCCACGTTCCGGTGAACGTGTGCGGCAACACGATCAACGTGATCGGGCTGCTGAACCCGGCCTTCGGCAACGTCTGCATCAACGACTGA
- a CDS encoding M20/M25/M40 family metallo-hydrolase, with the protein MSETDAALSGLGETAETEVVDLCRDLIRIDTSNYGDHSGPGERAAAEYVAEKLAEVGLEPKIFESHKGRASTVARIEGEDPSRPALLIHGHTDVVPANAHDWTHHPFSGEIADGCVWGRGAVDMKDMDAMTLAVVRDRMRSGRKPPRDIVLAFLADEEAGGTYGARYLVDEHPDLFEGVNEAIGEVGGFSFTVNENLRLYLVETAQKGMHWMRLTVDGTAGHGSMTNDDNAITELCEAVGRLGRHTWPVRVTKTVRSFLDELSDALGTPLDPEDMDATLAKLGGIAKMVGATLRNSAAPTMLGAGYKVNVIPGQATAHVDGRFLPGYEQEFLADLDRILGPRVRREDVHGDKALETDFDGALVDAMQTALKAEDPIARAVPYMLSGGTDAKSFDDLGIRCFGFAPLQLPPELDFAGMFHGVDERVPVEGLKFGARVLDRFIDHS; encoded by the coding sequence GTGAGCGAGACCGATGCGGCCCTGAGCGGCCTGGGCGAGACTGCCGAGACCGAGGTGGTGGACCTCTGTCGTGACCTGATCCGGATCGACACCAGCAACTACGGCGACCACTCCGGGCCCGGCGAGCGGGCGGCCGCCGAGTACGTGGCCGAGAAGCTCGCGGAGGTCGGGCTGGAGCCGAAGATCTTCGAGTCCCACAAGGGCCGGGCCTCCACCGTGGCGCGGATCGAGGGCGAGGACCCGTCCCGGCCGGCCCTGCTGATCCACGGCCACACCGACGTCGTACCGGCCAACGCCCACGACTGGACCCACCACCCGTTCTCCGGCGAGATCGCGGACGGCTGCGTATGGGGCCGGGGCGCGGTGGACATGAAGGACATGGACGCGATGACGCTCGCGGTGGTGCGCGACCGGATGCGCAGCGGGCGCAAGCCCCCGCGCGACATCGTGCTGGCGTTCCTCGCGGACGAGGAGGCCGGCGGCACCTACGGGGCCCGCTACCTGGTGGACGAGCACCCGGACCTGTTCGAGGGCGTCAACGAGGCCATCGGCGAGGTCGGCGGCTTCTCGTTCACCGTCAACGAGAACCTGCGGCTCTACCTCGTCGAGACCGCGCAGAAGGGCATGCACTGGATGCGCCTGACCGTGGACGGCACGGCGGGCCACGGCTCCATGACCAACGACGACAACGCGATCACCGAGCTGTGCGAGGCGGTCGGGCGGCTGGGCCGGCACACCTGGCCGGTGCGGGTGACCAAGACCGTGCGCTCCTTCCTGGACGAGCTGTCGGACGCGCTCGGCACCCCGCTGGACCCGGAGGACATGGACGCCACCCTGGCCAAACTGGGCGGCATCGCCAAGATGGTCGGCGCCACCCTGCGCAACTCCGCCGCCCCCACCATGCTGGGCGCCGGATACAAGGTCAACGTGATCCCCGGACAGGCCACCGCCCACGTCGACGGGCGGTTCCTGCCGGGGTACGAGCAGGAGTTCCTGGCCGACCTCGACCGCATCCTGGGCCCGCGCGTGCGGCGCGAGGACGTGCACGGGGACAAGGCGCTGGAGACCGACTTCGACGGGGCGCTCGTGGACGCGATGCAGACGGCCCTCAAGGCCGAGGACCCGATCGCCCGCGCCGTCCCCTACATGCTCTCCGGCGGTACGGATGCCAAGTCCTTCGACGACCTGGGCATCCGCTGCTTCGGCTTCGCCCCGTTGCAGCTGCCGCCCGAGCTGGACTTCGCGGGCATGTTCCACGGCGTGGACGAGCGGGTGCCGGTCGAGGGCCTGAAGTTCGGCGCCCGCGTCCTGGACCGCTTCATCGACCACAGCTGA
- a CDS encoding DUF6228 family protein, with the protein MPTIEVTTDIQTHNPEHAGQRGLLVLTEWYECPRSPRLLPDQRRHRRGRLVPGHSVSLFQPPSRSRCVRGWTRCVFGRAGGRSSWVNGVRTWRPLERGMTVSAKYVGPHVQLTERPHHPFPGGGWPIEVRTDYAPGEDMHNLALGLRGFLEVDPLG; encoded by the coding sequence ATGCCGACGATAGAGGTAACCACTGACATTCAGACGCACAACCCGGAACATGCCGGTCAGCGAGGACTCCTCGTCCTCACGGAATGGTACGAATGCCCTCGAAGCCCCCGTCTCCTACCCGATCAGCGAAGGCACCGGAGGGGGCGACTGGTGCCAGGCCATTCAGTGAGCCTTTTCCAACCTCCCTCCCGGTCGCGATGTGTGCGGGGATGGACCCGATGTGTTTTCGGCAGAGCCGGCGGGAGATCTTCGTGGGTGAACGGTGTTCGAACCTGGCGTCCCTTGGAACGAGGTATGACGGTCTCAGCCAAGTACGTGGGACCTCATGTCCAACTGACAGAGAGGCCGCACCATCCATTCCCCGGCGGCGGGTGGCCCATCGAAGTCAGGACTGATTACGCTCCCGGAGAGGACATGCACAACCTCGCCTTGGGGCTGCGCGGCTTCCTGGAGGTGGATCCGCTGGGATGA